In Aquincola tertiaricarbonis, the genomic stretch CAACAGGCCGATGGCGGCGCCGAGGCCGCGCTGGCCCTGCCTTACCAGCTGTACCTGATGCTGCCCTATGCCATGGCCATCGTGGCGCTGGTGGTGGTGGCGCGCCGCGCCGCCTACCCGCAGGCCTTGATGAAGCCCTACCGCAAGGGCGAACGTTGAAGCCGCGCCACACCGCACACACAGCGCCCCGCGTACGATGGTCCGCAGCGTGTTGATTCCAGATCCAGCCCTTCGGAGAGCCTGAGATGAATGCATCGACCAGCGAGCCCGCCCGGCACATCCGCCTGACCTCGCACCCCGGCCAGCAGGGCCCCACCGGGGCGCCGCCCATCCAGTGGGGCGCGGCCGATGCGCTGGCCCGCGGGCCCATCGTGGGCAGCACCACCAGCCGGGCACAGCGCAACGTCATCGGCACCCACAGCGGCGGCTACGGCGTGTACCGGGCGCTGGCGGTGGCCGCCGGCAACCTGGTGCGTGGCCACCGGGCCGACCTGACCAACACCGCGCCGACGGACGACATCGGCCCCTACCCGCAGTGGTCCGATGCCGAGAAGATCGTCTCCATCGACCCCTGGGGCGCTTCGGTGCAGTCGGTCTATGCCGACTACCTGGCGCGCGGCTACGACATCCGGCCCACCATCGCGGTGACCAAGGCCCATGTGCACCTGCCCGAGGTCAAGCAGGCCATCGCCTTCCAGCGGCTGCAGCCCGATGGCAAGTTCCTGCTGGAAGACGGCTCCGCCGTGGTCACCAAGGTGGCGGTGGAGCCGGTGTGGTGGCTGCCGGGCGTGGCTCGGCGCTTCGGCGTCAAGGAGTCTGACCTGCGCCGCGCGCTGTTCGAAGAAACCGGCGGCATGTACCCCGAGCTGGTGACGCGCAGCGACCTGGAGGTGTTCCTGCCGCCCATCGGCGGGCAGACGCTGTACGTGTTCGGCGACATCCGCGACCTGGCCAACCCGATGGTCACGCTGACGGCCCGGGTGCACGACGAGTGCAATGGCTCCGACGTCTTCGGCTCCGACATCTGCACCTGCCGGCCCTACCTCACGCATGCCATCGAAGAGTGCATCCAGGGCGCGCAAAAGGGCGGCGTGGGCCTGATCGCCTACAGCCGCAAGGAAGGCCGGGCGCTGGGCGAGGTGACCAAGTTCCTGGTCTACAACGCCCGCAAGCGGCAGGAGGGCGGAGACCGCGCCGACAAGTACTTCCTGCGCACCGAATGCGTGGCCGGCGTGCAGGACATGCGCTTCCAGGAGCTGATGCCCGACGTGCTGCACTGGCTGGGCATCCGCAAGATCCACCGGCTGGTGAGCATGAGCAACGACAAGTACGACGCCATCACCGGCAGCGGCATCGAGGTGGGCGAGCGCGTGAAGATCCCCGATGCGCTGGTGCCGGCCGATGCCAAGGTGGAGATCGAGGCCAAGATCGCCGCCGGTTACTTCACCGATGGCGGTGTGATGACCGAGGCCGACCTGGCGCAGGTGAAGGGGCGTGGCCTTGTCTGAGGTGGCTGACGCATCGACCCTGGCCGCGGTGCAGCAGCTGCGCCAGGCCGCCACCATCCGCGAGCGTTGCGCCAACATTGCCCGCGCGGTGGAGGCCGGCCGCTCGCGGCACTTCACGCTCGATCCGCGGAAGCTGGACGCGGTGGCCGACCGTGTGGCCGCGCTCACGCGCAGCCGCTTTCCGAACGGGGGCATTCCGTACCACAGCCGCTGGCGCCACTTCGAGGCCGGCGGCGTCGACCGCAAGGCCGAGATGGATGGGCTGCTGGCCGGCCGCAGCGCGGCCGAGGTGGCGCGCGCCCGCATCGACCTGGCCCTGGTGAGCGTGCTGCTGGACGCGGGTGCCGGGCCGCAGTGGTCCTACGCCGAAGTGCTGCCCGGCGGCGCTGCCGGCGGCCACTACAGCCGCTCGGAAGGTTTGGGCGTGGCCAGCTTCCGCGCCTTCCAGGCCGGCGCGTTTTCGTCGGACCCGGCCGAGCCGCTGCGGGTGGATGCGCGGGCGCTGCAGTCCATCGATGCCACGCGCCTGGCGGCGGTGTTCCAGGTGAGCGACACCAACCCACTGGTGGGCCTGGACGGCCGCGCCGCGCTGCTGCGCCGGCTGGGCGAGGCGCTGGCCGAGCAGCCCGCCTGGTTTGGGCCCGAGGGTCGGCCCGGCCGCCTCTTCGACCTGCTGCAGCCAGGCGGCACGGTACAGGCCGCGGCCATCCTGCAGGTCTTGCTCGATGCCTTCAGCGGCATCTGGCCCAGCGGGCAGCGCTTCGGCCCGGCGCAGCTGCCGGTGGGCGATGCCTGGCCGCATGCGCTGGCCGGCGGCACCGGGCCGGGCGCCGGCTGGGTGCCGTTCCACAAGCTCAGCCAATGGCTCAGCTATTCGCTGCTGGAGCCATTTGAGTGGGCCGGCGTGCCGGTCACGGGCCTGGACGCGTTGACCGGCCTGCCCGAGTACCGCAACGGCGGCCTGCTGCTGGATGCGGGCGTCATCATCCCGCGCGACACCGGCTTTGCCGACCGGCCCCGCCGGCCCGACGAGGCCTGGGTGATCGAGTGGCGGGCGCTGACCGTGGTGCTGCTGGACGAACTGGCCCCGCGGGTGCGTGAGCGGCTGGGCGTCACCGCCGAGCAGATGCCGCTGGCCTGCGTGCTGGAAGGCGGCACTTGGCAGGCCGGCCGCCAGATCGCGGCCGAGCTGCGCCCCGGCGGCGGCCCGCCGGTGCAGATCGACAGCGACGGCACGTTGTTCTAGCGTCCACCCCCAAGCTCGCTGGCGCTCGCGCCCCCCGGCACATGCTTTGCGTCAACCCGCAGGCGCGGGGCCGCATTGACATGGCGGCCTGGCCAAGCAAGGTCGGCCGCAAAGCGCCACAATTGCTGCAGTGCAGCGTAGAAGCGCTGGCGTCAAGGACCGTGCAAATATGCACCGTGTTGGCGCGCAGGGGCCACCCCTGGCGGTTCAGCCGCCAGTCCGGTGTCCGAAGGTGATTCCAAGGCGTCGGCTGGGGCCGCGCCCGTCCACACAAGAGGGTTGTTTCCATGAGTTCGCGCATCGCCTACGTCACCAGCGGGATGGGTGGCGTCGGCACTGCCATCTGCCAAGCCCTGGCGCGCAGCGGCCACACCGTGGTGGCCGGCTGTGCGCCGGATTCGCCGCGCCGCGCGGCCTGGCTGGCGGCGCAGAAGGCGCTGGGTTTCCATTTCATCGCCTCCGAAGGCGATGTGACCGACTGGGCCAGCACCACCCGCGCCTTCGGTGCGGTGCAGCGCGAGCTGGGCCCGATCGACGTGCTGGTGCACAACGCCGGCCGTTCCTGCGAACGCCACTT encodes the following:
- a CDS encoding GTP cyclohydrolase II; this translates as MNASTSEPARHIRLTSHPGQQGPTGAPPIQWGAADALARGPIVGSTTSRAQRNVIGTHSGGYGVYRALAVAAGNLVRGHRADLTNTAPTDDIGPYPQWSDAEKIVSIDPWGASVQSVYADYLARGYDIRPTIAVTKAHVHLPEVKQAIAFQRLQPDGKFLLEDGSAVVTKVAVEPVWWLPGVARRFGVKESDLRRALFEETGGMYPELVTRSDLEVFLPPIGGQTLYVFGDIRDLANPMVTLTARVHDECNGSDVFGSDICTCRPYLTHAIEECIQGAQKGGVGLIAYSRKEGRALGEVTKFLVYNARKRQEGGDRADKYFLRTECVAGVQDMRFQELMPDVLHWLGIRKIHRLVSMSNDKYDAITGSGIEVGERVKIPDALVPADAKVEIEAKIAAGYFTDGGVMTEADLAQVKGRGLV
- a CDS encoding URC4/urg3 family protein, coding for MALSEVADASTLAAVQQLRQAATIRERCANIARAVEAGRSRHFTLDPRKLDAVADRVAALTRSRFPNGGIPYHSRWRHFEAGGVDRKAEMDGLLAGRSAAEVARARIDLALVSVLLDAGAGPQWSYAEVLPGGAAGGHYSRSEGLGVASFRAFQAGAFSSDPAEPLRVDARALQSIDATRLAAVFQVSDTNPLVGLDGRAALLRRLGEALAEQPAWFGPEGRPGRLFDLLQPGGTVQAAAILQVLLDAFSGIWPSGQRFGPAQLPVGDAWPHALAGGTGPGAGWVPFHKLSQWLSYSLLEPFEWAGVPVTGLDALTGLPEYRNGGLLLDAGVIIPRDTGFADRPRRPDEAWVIEWRALTVVLLDELAPRVRERLGVTAEQMPLACVLEGGTWQAGRQIAAELRPGGGPPVQIDSDGTLF